One window of the Arthrobacter sp. zg-Y919 genome contains the following:
- the dxr gene encoding 1-deoxy-D-xylulose-5-phosphate reductoisomerase: MQPPESISSDSDYVRSRRPGSDHLPRRVVLLGSTGSIGTQAIDVADGAPERFRIVALAAGGSNLELLAQQAVHTLAEAVGCAAVDLPTLHRHISDAAAAAGITGYAPELFVGKSAATAIAGWTEADVVLNGITGSIGLEPTLAALAAGHLLALANKESLIVGGELVKRAAAPGQLVPVDSEHSALAQALRSGTHAEVDRLVVTASGGPFRGRKRSELADVTPEQALAHPTWNMGRVITTNSASMVNKALEVIEAHLLFDIPLDRIDVVVHPQSMVHSMVQFVDGSTIAQVSPPDMRLPIALGMGWPHRVPGAAQACDWTQATEWTFEPLDEEAFPAVALAKRAAAAGGTNMAVYNAANEEAVDAFHDGLIGFTDIVDTIAAVLEEAPDSGPLTLESLLAAEAWARAAARKRCGR, translated from the coding sequence ATGCAGCCTCCCGAATCGATCTCCTCCGACTCCGACTACGTCCGTTCCCGCCGACCGGGCTCGGACCACCTGCCCCGCCGCGTGGTCCTGCTCGGTTCCACCGGGTCGATCGGAACGCAGGCCATCGACGTGGCCGACGGCGCCCCGGAACGGTTCCGCATCGTGGCACTGGCCGCCGGCGGATCCAACCTGGAGCTCCTGGCCCAGCAGGCCGTCCACACGCTGGCCGAAGCGGTCGGCTGCGCCGCCGTCGACCTGCCCACCCTGCACCGGCACATCTCTGACGCTGCAGCCGCAGCGGGGATCACCGGATACGCCCCGGAGCTGTTTGTTGGAAAGTCGGCAGCGACCGCTATTGCGGGGTGGACCGAAGCCGACGTGGTTCTCAACGGCATTACCGGGTCGATTGGACTCGAACCCACGCTGGCTGCCTTGGCTGCCGGACACCTGCTGGCCCTGGCGAACAAGGAATCCCTGATCGTCGGCGGGGAGCTGGTGAAGCGTGCCGCTGCCCCCGGGCAGCTCGTTCCCGTGGATTCGGAGCATTCCGCGCTGGCACAGGCGCTGCGCTCCGGAACCCATGCCGAAGTGGACCGCCTGGTGGTCACGGCTTCCGGCGGCCCGTTCCGTGGACGGAAGCGCTCCGAGCTGGCCGATGTCACGCCCGAGCAGGCACTGGCCCACCCGACCTGGAACATGGGCCGGGTGATCACCACCAACTCGGCCAGCATGGTCAACAAGGCGCTCGAAGTCATCGAGGCACATCTGCTCTTCGACATCCCGCTGGACCGGATCGACGTCGTCGTCCATCCGCAGTCCATGGTGCATTCCATGGTGCAGTTCGTGGACGGCTCCACGATTGCCCAGGTCTCGCCGCCGGACATGCGCCTGCCCATCGCCCTGGGGATGGGCTGGCCGCACCGCGTGCCGGGCGCCGCGCAGGCCTGCGACTGGACACAGGCCACCGAGTGGACTTTTGAACCGCTGGACGAGGAAGCCTTCCCCGCCGTGGCCCTCGCCAAGCGGGCGGCGGCCGCCGGAGGCACGAACATGGCGGTCTACAACGCGGCCAACGAGGAAGCCGTGGACGCCTTCCACGACGGGTTGATCGGATTCACAGACATCGTTGATACGATCGCGGCCGTACTTGAGGAAGCCCCGGACTCGGGGCCGCTCACGCTGGAATCGCTGCTGGCCGCGGAGGCCTGGGCACGTGCCGCTGCGCGGAAGCGTTGTGGAAGATGA
- a CDS encoding site-2 protease family protein, which translates to MTILLFILGVLFVAVGIAASIALHEVGHLLPAKAFKVRVTQYMIGFGPTVFSRTRGETEYGFKALPLGGYVSMVGMFPPNKEHDGEVRRSSTGMFQQLATEARQAETDRLVEGDENRVFYKLPVYKRIIIMLGGPFMNLLIGVVLFAVLLMGFGTAQTTTTLSEVNKCVITAEQQAATGQTDCTEADPAAPAYEAGLLPGDTITKFDGRDVTSWEELTGWIREAAGQTVPLTYERDGVEAQTTITPLLTERPVLDDDGAAKTDDDGNYLTQEVGFIGVGAEQELVSQPAGAVLPTVGENLANIAGVVVNLPQRVVDVAQAAFSSEPRDPNGPMSVVGVGRIAGEISSQEVIPVESRVATLIGLVASVNLALFVFNLIPLLPLDGGHVAGALWEGLRRGVAKLFHRPDPGPFDMAKLLPLTYAVAVLLMGMGALLIYADIVKPVSLFN; encoded by the coding sequence TTGACCATTCTGCTATTCATCCTTGGCGTGCTGTTCGTGGCGGTGGGCATTGCTGCCTCCATCGCCCTGCACGAAGTGGGCCACCTGCTGCCGGCCAAGGCCTTCAAGGTCCGGGTCACCCAGTACATGATCGGTTTCGGCCCCACCGTCTTCTCCCGGACCCGGGGGGAAACCGAATACGGGTTCAAGGCGCTGCCCCTGGGCGGCTACGTGTCCATGGTCGGGATGTTCCCGCCTAACAAGGAGCACGACGGCGAGGTGCGGCGCTCCAGCACCGGCATGTTCCAGCAGCTCGCCACCGAAGCCCGGCAGGCCGAGACGGACCGCCTGGTCGAGGGCGACGAGAACCGGGTCTTCTACAAGCTTCCGGTCTACAAGCGGATCATCATTATGCTTGGCGGGCCGTTTATGAACCTGCTGATCGGCGTCGTGCTTTTCGCCGTCCTGCTGATGGGCTTCGGCACCGCGCAGACCACCACCACACTGTCCGAGGTCAACAAGTGCGTCATCACCGCCGAGCAGCAGGCAGCCACCGGCCAGACCGACTGCACGGAGGCTGATCCGGCCGCTCCCGCATACGAAGCGGGCCTGCTGCCCGGGGACACCATCACCAAGTTCGACGGCCGGGACGTTACGTCCTGGGAAGAGCTGACGGGCTGGATCCGTGAGGCGGCCGGACAGACCGTTCCGCTCACCTACGAACGGGACGGCGTCGAGGCGCAGACCACCATCACGCCGCTGCTCACCGAACGTCCGGTGTTGGACGACGACGGCGCGGCCAAGACCGACGACGACGGCAACTACCTCACGCAGGAAGTGGGATTCATCGGCGTCGGCGCCGAACAGGAACTGGTGAGCCAGCCGGCCGGAGCCGTCCTGCCCACCGTGGGGGAGAACCTGGCGAACATTGCCGGGGTCGTGGTCAACCTTCCCCAGCGGGTGGTGGACGTGGCGCAGGCGGCGTTCTCCTCCGAGCCGCGCGACCCGAACGGTCCCATGAGCGTGGTGGGCGTGGGCCGCATTGCCGGGGAAATTTCGTCCCAGGAAGTCATCCCGGTCGAGTCCCGCGTGGCGACGCTTATCGGGCTGGTCGCCAGCGTGAACCTGGCACTGTTTGTCTTCAACCTGATTCCCCTGCTGCCCCTGGACGGCGGACACGTGGCCGGCGCCCTGTGGGAGGGGCTGCGCCGCGGCGTGGCAAAGCTGTTCCACCGTCCGGACCCGGGGCCCTTCGACATGGCGAAACTGCTCCCGCTGACGTATGCCGTGGCGGTGCTGCTGATGGGGATGGGTGCGCTGCTGATCTACGCGGACATCGTGAAGCCGGTCAGCCTGTTCAACTAG
- a CDS encoding MarR family transcriptional regulator codes for MFVLTIDQRNSQGSGDQVPQLLDALAGLPMLLAFERSVGDEIQGVCTSAETVTDAVLQVLRDGNWYVGIGVGAVHEPLPGSPREAGGPAFVAARQAVERAKKSGDRPPVAVEGSPGAPEAEAVLILLGRLIAERTAAEWRILQHVEPGKWGAQTAAARKLGISSQAVSKAARRAGWQEEWAARPAAAVLLERADALANSPATSPANSSTKDG; via the coding sequence ATGTTCGTCCTCACCATAGATCAGCGCAACAGCCAGGGCAGCGGAGATCAGGTTCCGCAGCTGCTGGACGCCCTCGCAGGCCTCCCCATGCTCCTGGCCTTCGAACGGTCGGTGGGCGATGAAATCCAGGGGGTCTGTACCTCCGCGGAAACCGTTACCGACGCCGTGCTCCAAGTCCTTCGGGACGGGAACTGGTACGTGGGTATCGGCGTCGGCGCAGTCCATGAACCCCTGCCGGGTAGTCCCCGCGAAGCAGGAGGCCCTGCATTCGTTGCGGCCCGGCAGGCAGTGGAGCGGGCCAAGAAAAGCGGCGACCGGCCTCCTGTTGCCGTGGAGGGATCACCCGGCGCCCCCGAAGCCGAAGCGGTGCTGATCCTGCTCGGACGCCTGATCGCGGAACGGACAGCAGCCGAATGGCGGATCCTGCAACACGTCGAACCCGGCAAATGGGGTGCCCAGACGGCCGCCGCCCGTAAGCTCGGCATCAGTTCCCAAGCCGTGAGCAAAGCGGCCCGGCGGGCCGGCTGGCAGGAGGAATGGGCTGCCCGGCCGGCGGCGGCGGTGTTGCTGGAGCGCGCGGATGCCCTGGCCAACAGCCCGGCCACCAGCCCGGCAAACAGCTCAACGAAGGACGGATAA
- a CDS encoding YciI family protein, which translates to MSIFAVEYVYDADSADLRDQHRPAHRQWLQQLVDEGHVLSAGAFVDGAGALLLFVAEDETGLLALLKQDPFAVVGAISGMKTTAWKPALGAFSDLA; encoded by the coding sequence ATGAGTATTTTCGCAGTTGAGTATGTCTACGACGCCGATTCGGCCGATCTCCGCGACCAGCACCGTCCTGCACACCGCCAGTGGCTGCAGCAGCTCGTGGATGAGGGGCACGTCCTTTCGGCAGGCGCATTCGTAGACGGCGCGGGGGCTCTGCTCCTGTTCGTCGCAGAGGATGAAACCGGTCTGCTGGCTCTGCTGAAGCAGGACCCGTTCGCCGTCGTCGGCGCTATCTCCGGCATGAAGACCACAGCCTGGAAGCCGGCCCTCGGAGCGTTCTCCGACCTCGCGTAA
- the ispG gene encoding flavodoxin-dependent (E)-4-hydroxy-3-methylbut-2-enyl-diphosphate synthase, giving the protein MTSVNLGMPAAPPPTLAPRRKTRQIKVGSVGVGSDSPISVQSMTTTPTTDINATLQQIAELTASGCDIVRVACPSADDAAALPIIAKKSQIPVIADIHFQPKYVFAAIEAGCAAVRVNPGNIRKFDDQVKEIAQVAKDHGTSIRIGVNAGSLDPRLLAKYGKATPEALVESAVWEASLFEEHDFHDFKISVKHNDPVVMVRAYELLAERGDWPLHLGVTEAGPAFQGTIKSATAFGALLSKGIGDTIRVSLSAPPVEEIKVGNQILQSLNLRPRKLEIVSCPSCGRAQVDVYTLAEQVTAGLEGMTIPLRVAVMGCVVNGPGEAREADLGVASGNGKGQIFVKGEVIKTVPEDQIVETLIEEAMRIAEDMGEPDGEDAGTGGPMVTVS; this is encoded by the coding sequence TTGACCTCGGTCAACCTTGGAATGCCAGCAGCACCGCCACCCACCCTCGCGCCGCGGCGCAAGACCCGCCAGATCAAGGTGGGCTCGGTCGGTGTCGGATCCGATTCCCCGATCAGCGTCCAGTCCATGACGACGACGCCCACCACTGACATCAATGCGACCCTGCAGCAGATCGCCGAGCTGACGGCGTCGGGCTGCGACATTGTCCGTGTGGCCTGCCCCAGTGCCGACGACGCCGCCGCGCTGCCGATCATTGCCAAGAAGTCGCAGATCCCCGTGATCGCCGACATCCACTTCCAGCCGAAGTATGTCTTCGCCGCCATCGAAGCCGGCTGCGCCGCGGTCCGGGTGAACCCGGGCAACATCCGTAAGTTCGACGATCAGGTCAAGGAAATCGCACAGGTCGCCAAGGACCACGGCACCTCCATCCGCATCGGCGTTAACGCCGGTTCCCTGGACCCGCGCCTGCTGGCCAAGTACGGCAAGGCAACCCCCGAAGCACTGGTCGAATCCGCCGTCTGGGAAGCATCCCTCTTCGAGGAACACGACTTCCACGACTTCAAGATCTCGGTAAAGCACAACGACCCCGTGGTGATGGTGCGCGCCTACGAACTGCTGGCCGAACGCGGCGACTGGCCGCTGCACCTGGGCGTGACTGAAGCCGGCCCCGCGTTCCAGGGCACCATCAAGTCCGCCACCGCCTTCGGCGCCCTGCTGTCCAAGGGCATCGGCGACACCATCCGGGTTTCCCTCTCCGCTCCTCCCGTGGAGGAGATCAAGGTGGGCAACCAGATCCTGCAGTCGCTGAACCTGCGCCCGCGCAAGCTCGAAATTGTCTCCTGCCCGTCCTGCGGCCGTGCCCAGGTGGACGTCTACACCCTGGCCGAGCAGGTCACCGCAGGCCTCGAAGGCATGACCATCCCGCTGCGCGTTGCCGTCATGGGCTGCGTAGTAAACGGACCCGGTGAAGCACGCGAGGCGGACCTGGGTGTAGCCTCCGGTAACGGCAAGGGCCAGATCTTTGTCAAGGGCGAAGTCATCAAGACCGTCCCTGAGGACCAGATCGTTGAAACACTCATCGAAGAAGCGATGAGGATCGCAGAAGATATGGGAGAACCCGATGGCGAGGATGCTGGGACGGGTGGCCCCATGGTTACCGTCAGCTAA
- a CDS encoding GNAT family N-acetyltransferase → MAPWLPSAKPDIRSAASGAALRILRDEDTVALWDLAAADPVANIFMLSHLESARTAAPTSSGGRVVGVFDGGTLVGACWAGVNVVPIGLDADTGPEVGQYLARSRNRFSSIFGPADAVLSLWSELRSGSPQPFDVRPEQPLLQMAAPSQVAPAPGLRPAHPNELDVLLPACTAMFEEEVGYSPVANGDRHYRQRVKGLIERRQSLVDFDAAGRVVFKAELGTVSSQAAQVQGVWMNPEYRGQGLSAAYMSAVVGAALDVAPVVSLYVNAYNSAARATYDAVGFEQVGTFATILF, encoded by the coding sequence GTGGCCCCATGGTTACCGTCAGCTAAGCCTGATATCCGCAGCGCCGCCTCCGGTGCGGCGCTGCGGATCCTGCGCGACGAGGACACCGTTGCGCTCTGGGACCTGGCCGCGGCCGACCCGGTGGCGAACATCTTTATGCTCTCCCATCTGGAATCGGCGCGCACGGCCGCACCCACCTCCTCGGGCGGACGCGTGGTGGGAGTGTTCGACGGCGGCACGCTGGTTGGCGCCTGCTGGGCCGGAGTGAATGTGGTGCCCATCGGTCTTGACGCAGACACCGGCCCGGAGGTCGGGCAGTATCTGGCCCGGTCACGGAACCGGTTCTCCTCGATTTTCGGCCCCGCCGACGCCGTGCTCTCCCTTTGGTCCGAGCTCCGGTCCGGCTCCCCGCAGCCCTTCGACGTCCGGCCCGAGCAGCCCCTGCTGCAGATGGCGGCCCCGTCGCAGGTGGCCCCCGCACCGGGACTGCGTCCCGCACACCCAAACGAGCTCGACGTCCTGCTGCCCGCCTGCACTGCCATGTTCGAGGAAGAAGTGGGCTACTCACCGGTGGCCAACGGGGACCGGCACTACCGGCAGCGGGTGAAGGGACTGATCGAACGCCGCCAGTCACTGGTGGACTTCGACGCCGCCGGGCGGGTGGTCTTCAAGGCCGAACTCGGCACGGTCTCCAGCCAGGCCGCCCAGGTCCAGGGTGTCTGGATGAACCCCGAATACCGCGGACAGGGGCTGAGTGCCGCCTACATGTCCGCCGTCGTCGGCGCTGCACTGGACGTCGCCCCGGTAGTGAGCCTGTACGTGAACGCCTACAACTCGGCAGCCCGCGCCACCTACGACGCCGTCGGCTTCGAGCAGGTGGGCACCTTCGCCACCATCCTGTTCTAG
- a CDS encoding proline--tRNA ligase, with amino-acid sequence MVLRLSTLFLRTLREDPADADVASHRLLVRAGYIRRAAPGIYSWLPLGLRVLGKVETIIREEMEAIGAQEVHFPALLPREPYETSNRWTEYGENLFRLQDRKGADYLLAPTHEEMFTLLVKDLYNSYKDLPVSLFQIQTKYRDEARPRAGLLRGREFIMKDSYSFDMDDEGLDASYQAHREAYLRIFERLGLEIVVVSAVSGAMGGSKSEEFLHPMAVGEDTYVRSAGGYAANVEAVTTVVPADIDYSGAPAARVVDTPDTPTIETLVNDVNARFPRESGEWSAADTLKNVVLAVTLPTGERRIVVVGVPGDRAVDLKRIEANISSHVGMGGELAVDAATDEDLKKHPGLVKGYIGPGLDPAEPVLGTESATGLLYLVDPRVVSGTSWITGANEPGKHVIGLVAGRDFTWDGTIEAVEVREGDEAPDGSGPLEAARGIEMGHIFQLGRKYADALGLKVLDRNGKLATVTMGSYGVGVTRAVAALAESHHDDKGLTWPRAVAPADVHVVATGRGEEIFEAAAKLAEELEAAGLEVIYDDRPKVSPGVKFGDAELIGVPTILVVGRGLADGVVEIKDRATGNAENVPVAEAVEYVRRAAAQ; translated from the coding sequence GTGGTCCTTCGACTTTCCACCCTTTTCCTGCGCACCCTGCGCGAAGACCCGGCCGACGCCGACGTCGCCAGCCACCGGCTCCTGGTCCGCGCCGGCTATATCCGCCGCGCCGCGCCGGGCATCTACTCCTGGCTGCCGCTGGGCCTGCGGGTGCTGGGGAAGGTGGAGACCATCATCCGTGAGGAGATGGAAGCCATCGGCGCGCAGGAAGTGCATTTCCCCGCACTGCTGCCGCGCGAGCCCTACGAGACCTCCAACCGCTGGACGGAATACGGCGAGAACCTGTTCCGCCTGCAGGACCGCAAGGGTGCGGACTACCTGCTGGCACCGACCCACGAGGAAATGTTCACCCTCCTGGTCAAGGACCTCTACAACTCCTACAAGGACCTTCCGGTCTCCCTGTTCCAGATCCAGACCAAGTACCGCGACGAGGCACGGCCGCGCGCCGGGCTGCTCCGCGGCCGCGAATTCATCATGAAGGATTCCTACTCCTTCGACATGGATGACGAAGGCCTGGACGCCAGCTACCAGGCGCACCGTGAAGCCTACCTGCGGATCTTCGAGCGCCTGGGCCTGGAGATCGTCGTCGTCTCGGCCGTCTCCGGAGCCATGGGCGGCTCCAAGAGCGAAGAGTTCCTGCACCCGATGGCGGTTGGCGAGGACACCTACGTGCGCTCCGCCGGCGGCTACGCGGCCAACGTCGAAGCCGTCACCACCGTGGTTCCGGCCGACATCGATTACTCCGGCGCCCCGGCCGCCCGTGTGGTGGACACCCCGGACACCCCCACCATCGAGACGCTGGTGAATGACGTCAACGCCCGCTTCCCGCGGGAGTCCGGCGAGTGGTCGGCCGCGGACACACTGAAGAACGTGGTCCTGGCCGTCACCCTGCCCACCGGCGAACGCCGGATCGTCGTGGTCGGCGTGCCGGGGGACCGCGCCGTGGACCTCAAGCGCATCGAAGCCAACATTAGCTCCCATGTGGGTATGGGCGGCGAGCTGGCCGTCGACGCCGCCACGGATGAGGACCTCAAGAAGCACCCGGGCCTGGTCAAGGGCTACATCGGCCCGGGCCTGGACCCGGCCGAGCCCGTGCTGGGCACCGAGTCCGCCACCGGCCTGCTGTACCTCGTGGACCCCCGCGTCGTCAGCGGCACCAGCTGGATCACCGGCGCCAACGAGCCCGGCAAACACGTCATCGGACTCGTTGCCGGCCGTGATTTCACCTGGGACGGCACCATCGAGGCCGTAGAGGTGCGCGAGGGCGACGAAGCACCGGACGGCTCCGGTCCGCTCGAAGCTGCCCGCGGCATTGAAATGGGCCACATTTTCCAGCTCGGCCGCAAGTACGCCGACGCCCTGGGCCTGAAGGTCCTGGACCGCAACGGCAAGCTGGCCACCGTGACCATGGGGTCCTACGGCGTCGGCGTGACCCGTGCGGTGGCAGCCCTGGCCGAGTCCCACCATGACGACAAGGGCCTGACCTGGCCCCGCGCGGTCGCCCCGGCCGACGTGCACGTGGTTGCAACGGGCCGCGGCGAGGAAATCTTCGAGGCGGCTGCGAAGCTCGCCGAAGAGCTCGAGGCTGCGGGACTGGAAGTCATCTATGACGACCGGCCCAAGGTGTCCCCGGGCGTGAAGTTCGGCGACGCCGAGCTCATCGGCGTTCCGACCATCCTGGTGGTCGGGCGCGGCCTGGCCGACGGCGTTGTGGAAATCAAGGACCGCGCCACCGGGAACGCCGAGAACGTTCCCGTCGCCGAAGCGGTGGAGTACGTGCGCCGCGCCGCCGCGCAGTAA
- a CDS encoding TSUP family transporter translates to MVSVLEDVTFATIALVVVAGLAAGWVDAVVGGGGLIQLPALLLVPGISPVQALATNKMGSIFGTTTSAVTYYRRAHPDLKTALPMAGVALAGSFGGAVLAASLPSSVFKPIIVAALVAVAVFTATKPTVGELTKLRHTGGRHYGTAAGIGLLIGFYDGLIGPGTGSFLIIAMVTLLGYNFLAASAKAKIVNMATNLGALAFFLPHGSLLWGLGLVLGFANMIGGYLGARMAVRQGSKFIRVVFLVVVGALIIKLGHDVWVENIRG, encoded by the coding sequence GTGGTCTCGGTTCTCGAGGACGTCACGTTTGCCACCATCGCCCTTGTGGTGGTGGCAGGCCTGGCGGCCGGCTGGGTGGATGCGGTGGTTGGCGGCGGCGGGCTGATCCAGCTCCCCGCCCTCCTGCTGGTGCCCGGCATCAGCCCGGTGCAGGCGCTGGCGACCAACAAAATGGGTTCCATCTTCGGGACCACCACCAGTGCCGTGACCTACTACCGGCGGGCCCATCCGGACCTGAAAACGGCGCTTCCCATGGCCGGCGTTGCCCTGGCGGGAAGCTTCGGCGGCGCCGTCCTGGCGGCGTCGCTGCCGTCGTCGGTCTTTAAACCCATCATCGTGGCGGCCCTCGTGGCCGTAGCCGTCTTCACCGCCACCAAACCAACGGTGGGTGAGCTGACGAAGCTGCGCCATACCGGTGGCCGCCATTACGGCACCGCTGCAGGCATCGGCCTGCTGATCGGTTTCTACGACGGCCTGATCGGCCCGGGCACCGGCTCCTTCCTGATCATCGCGATGGTCACCCTGCTCGGATATAACTTCCTCGCGGCCAGTGCCAAGGCCAAGATCGTGAACATGGCAACCAACCTCGGTGCCCTGGCCTTCTTCCTTCCCCACGGCTCGCTGCTCTGGGGCCTGGGCCTGGTGCTCGGCTTCGCCAACATGATCGGCGGTTATCTCGGTGCGCGGATGGCGGTTCGGCAGGGCAGTAAATTCATCCGCGTGGTTTTCCTGGTGGTCGTTGGCGCCCTGATCATCAAGCTCGGCCACGACGTGTGGGTGGAGAACATCCGGGGCTAG
- a CDS encoding aminoglycoside phosphotransferase family protein: protein MAPAVVVPDALRRRYLGSRDGRTWLAELPGLVESSLADFQLVPDPPGAAPWHGHGALVLPVRAADGTPAVLKFPFPHPEAVTESAALALWNGNAAVRLLDRDAAGTCLVLERLDPDRTLLDVEMADAVRIWGSLVRRLSVPESDSPYWAAIPSLAEQAEQLSDELPAVWEELGQPFERWLLEAALQVCQTRGAVGRRSVRDVLVHADLHYANVLARPGEPGGYVGIDPQAVFGEAEYAVAPMLWNRLQDLGIQAPEEALLARLDALCSAAGLDRQAALDWSILREVANALDYVREGRHGDAQRSVWVASALAGRRHPGIPPVQELPAA from the coding sequence ATGGCACCCGCCGTCGTCGTCCCTGACGCCCTGCGCCGGCGCTACCTCGGCAGCAGGGACGGCCGGACCTGGCTGGCGGAACTGCCCGGCCTGGTCGAAAGCTCCCTGGCGGATTTCCAGCTGGTTCCGGATCCGCCCGGCGCGGCGCCCTGGCACGGGCACGGGGCACTGGTCTTGCCCGTCCGGGCAGCGGACGGTACGCCGGCCGTGCTGAAGTTCCCTTTTCCGCATCCGGAGGCGGTCACCGAGTCGGCGGCCCTGGCCCTGTGGAACGGGAACGCGGCCGTGCGGCTCCTGGACCGCGATGCCGCCGGGACCTGTCTGGTCCTGGAGCGGCTGGACCCGGACCGGACACTGCTGGACGTGGAGATGGCGGATGCCGTGCGGATCTGGGGGTCCCTGGTGCGCCGGCTGAGTGTGCCCGAATCCGACTCACCCTACTGGGCTGCCATCCCCTCCCTCGCCGAGCAGGCCGAACAGCTCTCGGATGAACTGCCGGCGGTGTGGGAGGAGCTGGGGCAGCCGTTTGAACGCTGGCTGCTGGAGGCGGCGCTGCAGGTCTGCCAGACGCGCGGCGCTGTGGGCCGGCGGTCCGTCCGGGATGTCCTGGTGCACGCGGACCTGCACTACGCAAATGTCCTGGCCCGTCCGGGAGAGCCCGGCGGGTACGTGGGCATCGATCCGCAGGCGGTCTTCGGCGAGGCCGAGTACGCCGTGGCTCCGATGCTGTGGAACCGGCTGCAGGATCTTGGCATCCAGGCGCCGGAAGAGGCACTCCTCGCCCGGCTGGACGCACTCTGCTCCGCTGCGGGACTGGACCGGCAAGCCGCCCTGGACTGGAGCATCCTGCGGGAGGTGGCGAACGCCCTGGATTACGTGCGCGAGGGGCGGCACGGAGATGCTCAGCGCTCCGTGTGGGTGGCGTCAGCGTTGGCCGGCCGCAGGCACCCGGGGATTCCCCCGGTCCAGGAGCTGCCGGCGGCCTAG
- a CDS encoding DUF4439 domain-containing protein, translating into MALSTVVDAPLENPGAEPGRARGRGRWGARVRRLVLFLALGAVVLSFGLVAGSGDAADSTRTFSDLALTQAQADAGKLAAEARVLAAQGGNGGAAEFTAQAEGLRSQAALLTGLGRHPAAVPTRRSSEEPLHVPGGAGTDGTGSGTPAAGTGPDRRNLDHYVQALAASAQANLQAAWRADAGTARLLAATGAAQQVWATRNANRYGLTLPDEEFPGTDGGSPAADTEPSGTGAGPDASACPDAQRPEPGSGSTQPAPDGDGSGGSGTAAPGAADALTAAIDAEFGAAYAYEVAFAQAPSAAERGEQWRERAAAHESSGTDAVAYLAELCLPAIAPVAAYRLDAGFLRNPADALPALEEQFPAVYADLVALSDGNLRGWAIARLADVSEDLYLQADTVPATPGLDAVPENLPWN; encoded by the coding sequence GTGGCATTATCGACAGTTGTGGATGCGCCTTTGGAGAACCCCGGAGCCGAGCCCGGCCGCGCCCGCGGCCGGGGCCGCTGGGGTGCCCGCGTCCGGCGTCTTGTGTTGTTTCTCGCACTGGGAGCAGTGGTCCTCAGTTTCGGCCTGGTAGCCGGATCCGGTGATGCCGCGGACTCCACCCGGACCTTCTCCGACCTGGCCCTGACCCAGGCGCAGGCCGACGCCGGGAAGCTGGCGGCAGAGGCGCGCGTGCTGGCCGCCCAGGGAGGAAACGGCGGGGCCGCGGAGTTCACGGCCCAGGCCGAGGGCCTGCGCAGCCAGGCAGCCCTCCTGACCGGCCTAGGACGCCATCCTGCCGCCGTGCCGACCCGCAGGAGCTCCGAGGAGCCGCTGCACGTCCCCGGCGGCGCCGGCACGGACGGCACCGGTTCCGGAACTCCGGCAGCTGGAACAGGGCCGGACCGACGGAACCTGGACCATTACGTGCAGGCCCTGGCCGCTTCGGCGCAGGCCAACCTGCAGGCCGCCTGGCGGGCCGACGCCGGCACGGCACGGCTGCTTGCCGCAACCGGCGCCGCACAGCAGGTGTGGGCCACCCGGAACGCCAACCGTTACGGCCTGACGCTGCCGGATGAGGAGTTCCCCGGCACTGACGGCGGATCCCCGGCTGCGGACACCGAACCGTCCGGGACCGGCGCCGGCCCGGACGCGTCAGCGTGCCCGGACGCGCAACGTCCGGAGCCCGGGTCCGGCAGCACGCAGCCGGCGCCGGACGGAGACGGCAGCGGTGGCTCCGGCACTGCGGCACCCGGCGCGGCCGACGCCCTCACTGCCGCCATCGACGCGGAGTTCGGGGCCGCTTACGCGTACGAGGTCGCCTTCGCGCAGGCCCCTTCCGCGGCGGAACGCGGTGAACAGTGGCGTGAACGTGCCGCTGCGCACGAATCCTCCGGAACGGATGCCGTCGCCTACCTGGCCGAGCTGTGCCTGCCCGCCATCGCCCCGGTGGCTGCCTACCGGCTTGATGCAGGTTTCCTGCGGAATCCGGCCGATGCCCTGCCCGCACTGGAAGAGCAGTTTCCGGCGGTCTACGCTGACCTCGTGGCGTTGTCCGACGGCAACCTCCGCGGCTGGGCGATTGCCCGGCTCGCCGACGTCTCGGAGGACCTGTACCTGCAGGCGGACACTGTCCCCGCAACACCGGGGCTGGATGCCGTTCCGGAGAACCTGCCGTGGAACTGA